A single window of Clostridiaceae bacterium DNA harbors:
- a CDS encoding FMN-binding protein, producing the protein MKKILSIILVVVMTFGLMVGCGGAKYKDGTYEKTSEPDERGNYATIKIVIKSGKIAEAEYVEYTPNGPKDENYGTNNGKIENQENYDKAQKALAASKTFGEKLVKAQDPSKVDVVSGATNSHKTFVQLANEALSEAKK; encoded by the coding sequence ATGAAAAAAATCTTATCAATCATTCTAGTTGTTGTTATGACTTTTGGATTAATGGTAGGATGCGGGGGTGCAAAATACAAGGATGGTACTTATGAGAAAACCAGCGAGCCTGACGAGAGAGGAAACTATGCTACTATCAAGATAGTCATAAAGAGTGGCAAAATTGCTGAAGCAGAGTACGTAGAATATACTCCGAATGGTCCAAAAGACGAAAACTATGGTACAAATAACGGTAAGATAGAAAACCAGGAAAACTATGATAAAGCCCAAAAAGCATTGGCAGCAAGCAAGACTTTTGGAGAAAAGCTTGTAAAAGCACAGGATCCTTCAAAAGTTGATGTAGTTTCAGGTGCAACCAACTCACACAAGACATTTGTTCAATTGGCAAATGAAGCATTGTCAGAAGCCAAGAAATAA
- a CDS encoding NAD(P)/FAD-dependent oxidoreductase — MPKKIVILGAGYAGIEAALTLQKKKKPQDDIEIILIDKNPYHTLLTELHEVAGNRISEDGIIVPLRDIFKYTDVKLIQDNIADIDFEKNKLKSDSNEYNYDYLLLAAGSNPNYYGIPGLEENCFPLWSYKDAVNIREHIKNTFILASQEKDPEKKKAMLTFVVGGGGFTGIELLGELAHWFKDLCTEYSIKKEEVKLVLIEALPNILSNLPDKAVKKAHNYLTQKLKVEVITGKAVTKVTPDWVEVGGEKTIPTKTIIWTAGVRACNLTDKLNIEKGKSCRIKVNEYTQTQYENVYSAGDISIFQTPEGSLPALVESALQTGRAAVLNILADIRGKEKKKLEPKLHGVMVSIGSYFAVSEIMGRQFSRLISIILKYMVNVHYLFGIGGFELVMRYLKDEFLYKKQNKTIVEKHISVLTPAFWLVPLRLFLGYFWLKEGLVKITDGWLVKAMLSGMPADAQTGASVTETGEKIFQIIYDYTPSWYAWIAETFVIPNALFFQYLIVLSELAIGIAFVSGTFTFLAALAALALNVNFLLSTGLYETSWWLIPAEIAMLGGAGRAFGVDHYLIPYLMRQWRYFVRNKKIKLNLFR; from the coding sequence ATGCCAAAGAAAATTGTAATTCTAGGAGCGGGATATGCAGGAATTGAAGCTGCATTGACGCTGCAAAAAAAGAAAAAGCCTCAAGACGATATAGAGATAATCCTGATAGACAAAAATCCTTATCACACTCTCCTTACCGAGCTTCATGAAGTAGCTGGAAACAGGATTAGTGAAGATGGTATTATTGTACCTCTGAGAGATATATTTAAATATACAGATGTGAAATTGATTCAGGATAATATTGCAGATATTGATTTTGAAAAAAACAAACTTAAATCAGATAGTAATGAATATAATTACGACTATTTGCTTTTAGCTGCAGGAAGTAATCCTAATTATTACGGTATTCCCGGACTGGAGGAAAACTGTTTTCCGCTCTGGTCTTACAAGGATGCTGTTAATATTAGAGAGCATATTAAAAATACCTTTATTCTTGCATCTCAGGAAAAAGATCCGGAGAAAAAGAAAGCCATGCTTACTTTTGTTGTAGGTGGCGGCGGCTTTACAGGAATAGAGCTGCTTGGAGAACTGGCACATTGGTTTAAAGATTTATGCACCGAATATTCAATCAAGAAAGAAGAAGTTAAACTTGTTTTAATTGAAGCTCTGCCCAATATTTTAAGCAATTTACCTGATAAAGCTGTAAAAAAAGCCCATAACTATCTGACCCAAAAATTGAAGGTTGAAGTTATAACAGGAAAAGCAGTTACAAAAGTCACTCCAGACTGGGTTGAAGTCGGCGGAGAAAAGACCATACCTACAAAAACTATAATCTGGACTGCCGGAGTAAGAGCATGTAACCTCACAGATAAGCTGAATATTGAAAAGGGAAAATCCTGCAGGATTAAAGTAAATGAATATACCCAAACCCAATATGAAAATGTTTATTCCGCAGGTGATATTTCAATATTCCAGACTCCCGAAGGTTCACTGCCGGCACTTGTTGAATCTGCGTTACAAACCGGCCGTGCTGCAGTTTTAAATATACTTGCTGATATCAGAGGCAAAGAAAAGAAAAAACTTGAGCCAAAACTGCATGGCGTTATGGTTTCCATAGGCAGTTATTTTGCTGTTTCCGAAATAATGGGAAGGCAATTTTCAAGGTTGATTTCAATAATACTCAAATACATGGTTAATGTTCATTACTTATTTGGTATTGGCGGATTTGAACTTGTTATGAGATATCTAAAGGATGAATTCCTTTATAAAAAACAGAACAAAACCATTGTTGAAAAACATATTTCTGTTCTTACACCTGCTTTCTGGCTTGTTCCGTTGCGCCTCTTCCTGGGGTACTTCTGGCTAAAAGAAGGATTGGTGAAAATAACCGATGGATGGCTTGTAAAGGCTATGCTTTCCGGAATGCCTGCAGATGCCCAGACAGGAGCTTCAGTAACGGAAACCGGCGAAAAAATATTCCAGATTATTTACGACTATACTCCTTCATGGTATGCCTGGATTGCTGAAACCTTTGTTATTCCAAATGCATTGTTCTTCCAATATCTAATAGTATTAAGCGAATTAGCCATAGGTATCGCTTTTGTTTCCGGCACATTCACCTTCCTTGCAGCATTGGCTGCCCTGGCACTGAATGTTAACTTCCTCTTGTCCACAGGGCTTTATGAAACCAGCTGGTGGCTTATACCTGCTGAAATAGCCATGCTTGGAGGCGCTGGAAGAGCATTTGGCGTTGATCATTATCTAATTCCTTACTTAATGAGGCAATGGAGATATTTTGTCAGAAACAAGAAAATAAAACTTAACCTGTTCAGGTAA
- a CDS encoding single-stranded DNA-binding protein, with product MVGNLVENNMVTISGKIVTDLEFSHEVYGEGFYKFILEVPRLSDFCDNIPVTISERLITSEKPEIGKYVEIEGQFRSYNSFTSEGNKLILTVFAREVTFLEGEGNIRNPNQIFLNGYICKKPVYRTTPFGREITDILLAVNRPYNKSDYIPCIAWGRNARYSETLSVGDNVKVWGRIQSRTYQKKLDTGEILTKTAYEVSISKMEVCPGARQQLKE from the coding sequence GTGGTCGGTAATCTTGTTGAAAACAATATGGTGACCATTTCGGGTAAAATAGTTACAGATTTAGAATTTAGTCATGAGGTCTATGGTGAAGGATTCTATAAATTTATACTGGAAGTACCGCGCTTAAGTGATTTTTGTGATAATATTCCTGTTACCATTTCTGAAAGACTGATAACAAGCGAAAAGCCGGAAATAGGGAAATATGTTGAGATAGAAGGGCAGTTCCGCTCATATAACAGCTTTACCAGTGAAGGTAATAAACTTATTCTGACTGTATTTGCCCGGGAAGTTACTTTTCTGGAGGGAGAAGGAAATATAAGAAATCCAAATCAAATTTTCCTTAACGGATATATTTGCAAGAAGCCGGTATACAGAACTACTCCTTTTGGAAGGGAGATTACTGATATATTACTTGCTGTAAACAGGCCATATAATAAATCCGACTACATACCTTGTATTGCATGGGGAAGAAATGCAAGATATTCAGAAACATTATCAGTAGGTGATAATGTAAAAGTCTGGGGAAGGATACAAAGTAGAACATATCAGAAAAAACTAGACACCGGGGAAATCCTCACTAAAACCGCCTATGAAGTATCGATTTCTAAGATGGAGGTTTGCCCCGGTGCCAGACAGCAACTAAAAGAATAA
- a CDS encoding glutamate ligase — MLIAGIIGHEGRVQTANLISSILSSTGKKVNVIDSKNLIELDSQRFKNYLSELKRNGTDILVIKIGIEDLSSVIFDDLNIDIMIYTEKSGEDNVDNSSTGEHMKRVMSLMNEKSIAIVNIDDHELAKLMYGVKNYIISYGFNSKASMTTSSIGDAFICCLQRSISDKNGILIEPQEYRLDINTSAFDSHSIMAAITFAIINGVNPNTINKVNIKM, encoded by the coding sequence ATGCTTATAGCAGGAATTATTGGGCATGAGGGTAGAGTTCAGACTGCTAACCTAATAAGCAGTATTTTGTCTTCAACAGGTAAGAAAGTTAACGTTATCGATTCAAAGAATTTAATTGAACTGGATTCCCAAAGATTTAAAAACTATTTGTCCGAGCTTAAGAGAAATGGCACTGATATTCTTGTGATAAAAATAGGCATCGAGGACCTTTCATCCGTTATTTTCGATGATTTAAACATTGATATAATGATTTACACTGAAAAGTCAGGAGAAGATAATGTTGATAACTCTTCAACCGGCGAGCATATGAAGAGAGTTATGTCACTTATGAATGAAAAAAGTATTGCAATTGTCAATATCGATGATCATGAGCTGGCAAAGCTTATGTACGGTGTAAAAAATTACATTATCAGTTATGGTTTCAATTCAAAGGCCAGCATGACAACTTCAAGCATAGGAGATGCTTTTATTTGCTGTCTGCAAAGGAGTATATCCGATAAGAATGGCATATTAATAGAACCACAGGAATACAGGCTGGATATAAATACTTCTGCTTTTGATTCACATAGTATAATGGCTGCAATAACTTTTGCCATAATAAACGGAGTAAATCCTAACACAATAAACAAAGTAAATATAAAAATGTAA
- a CDS encoding polysaccharide deacetylase family protein, which translates to MKVYIMNVRKLFILALFLGIFVILVSVSLLGIKTVGVFNSNKDLPIYFVDTKEKKVAITFDCAWGADDIPEILKTLKDENIKASFFIVGQWAEKYPDAVKMISADGHDIANHSYSHLRMGALDKESIKKDLNKCSDILKNLTGMEVDMFRPPYGDYSNNVVAAARESGLYTIQWNIDSLDWKPGISKEEILNRIKKRLVPGSIILFHNDTPHTASLLPEIIAEIKNNGYSFVPVSEMILRDNFYIDHEGKQKKKQ; encoded by the coding sequence ATGAAAGTATACATTATGAATGTGAGGAAACTGTTTATTTTAGCTTTGTTTTTAGGCATTTTTGTTATTTTGGTATCAGTAAGCCTGCTGGGTATAAAGACCGTAGGAGTTTTTAATAGTAACAAAGATCTGCCGATTTATTTTGTTGATACAAAAGAAAAAAAAGTTGCTATAACATTTGACTGCGCCTGGGGTGCAGATGATATACCTGAAATTCTTAAGACACTTAAGGATGAGAATATTAAAGCAAGCTTTTTTATTGTAGGTCAATGGGCTGAAAAATATCCTGATGCAGTAAAAATGATTTCGGCGGATGGTCATGATATTGCCAACCATTCCTATTCCCACTTGAGGATGGGAGCTCTTGATAAAGAAAGCATAAAAAAAGATTTAAATAAATGCTCAGATATACTTAAAAATCTCACAGGCATGGAAGTAGACATGTTCAGGCCCCCCTATGGGGATTACAGCAATAATGTAGTAGCTGCCGCAAGGGAAAGCGGCCTTTATACAATACAATGGAATATTGACAGCCTGGACTGGAAGCCAGGTATAAGTAAAGAAGAAATCTTGAACCGTATAAAAAAGAGACTGGTACCTGGTTCAATTATATTATTTCATAATGATACCCCTCATACAGCCAGTCTTCTTCCGGAAATTATTGCTGAGATAAAAAACAACGGATACAGTTTTGTACCCGTGTCAGAAATGATTTTAAGAGATAATTTTTATATTGATCATGAAGGAAAACAGAAAAAGAAGCAATAG